The following are from one region of the Streptomyces rubrogriseus genome:
- a CDS encoding ABC transporter permease yields the protein MTAPTTATDVNQPSLEHAPPTGRRMSWPVLLLVIAGALALTSIVRLITGANGITNVSQMSTALQLAVPIGLAGLGGLWAERAGVVNIGLEGMMILGTWFGAWAGFQWGPWTGVLVGIVGGCLGGLLHAIVTITFNVNHIVSGVAINILALGATRYLAPLAFEGHQGGSAKQSPPVDSLGHFSIPGLSGWLDSLNDQHWFFVSDIAGLLGGLVTDVSWLTLIAVALIPATWWILWRTPFGLRLRSCGENPIAAESLGVNVYKYKYLAVIISGGLAGLGGVFLSIVANPFYLEGQTSGRGYIGLAAMIFGNWMPGGLAIGAGLFGYTDSLNLRGGSANVHALLLLGALLLVAGAIWLVIRKKYVKAAITFVVGALVFAWYAGTNEVPNQVVSATPYVVTLVVLALSAQRLRMPKADGMQYRKGQGK from the coding sequence ATGACCGCTCCGACCACAGCGACCGACGTCAACCAGCCGTCGCTGGAGCACGCACCACCGACCGGCCGCCGCATGTCGTGGCCCGTGCTGCTCCTGGTCATCGCCGGAGCCCTGGCGCTGACCTCGATCGTCCGCCTGATCACCGGCGCCAACGGCATCACCAACGTCAGCCAGATGTCCACCGCCCTCCAGCTCGCCGTGCCGATCGGCCTCGCCGGTCTCGGCGGCCTGTGGGCCGAGCGCGCGGGCGTCGTCAACATCGGCCTCGAGGGCATGATGATCCTCGGCACCTGGTTCGGTGCCTGGGCCGGCTTCCAGTGGGGTCCGTGGACCGGCGTCCTCGTCGGCATCGTCGGCGGCTGCCTCGGCGGCCTGCTGCACGCCATCGTCACGATCACCTTCAACGTCAACCACATCGTCTCCGGTGTGGCCATCAACATCCTCGCCCTCGGCGCCACCCGCTACCTCGCCCCGCTCGCCTTCGAGGGCCACCAGGGCGGCTCCGCCAAGCAGTCCCCGCCGGTCGACTCCCTCGGCCACTTCTCGATCCCGGGCCTGTCCGGCTGGCTGGACAGCCTCAACGACCAGCACTGGTTCTTCGTCTCGGACATCGCGGGCCTGCTCGGCGGCCTGGTCACCGACGTCTCCTGGCTCACCCTGATCGCGGTCGCCCTGATCCCCGCCACCTGGTGGATCCTGTGGCGCACCCCGTTCGGCCTGCGGCTGCGCTCCTGCGGCGAGAACCCGATCGCCGCCGAGTCCCTCGGCGTCAACGTCTACAAGTACAAGTACCTGGCCGTGATCATCTCCGGCGGCCTGGCCGGCCTCGGCGGCGTCTTCCTGTCCATCGTGGCCAACCCCTTCTACCTGGAGGGCCAGACCAGCGGCCGCGGCTACATCGGCCTCGCGGCGATGATCTTCGGCAACTGGATGCCGGGCGGCCTCGCCATCGGCGCCGGCCTCTTCGGCTACACCGACAGCCTCAACCTGCGCGGCGGCTCCGCCAACGTGCACGCCCTGCTGCTGCTCGGCGCGCTGCTGCTGGTCGCCGGCGCCATCTGGCTGGTGATCCGCAAGAAGTACGTCAAGGCCGCTATCACCTTCGTCGTCGGCGCCCTGGTCTTCGCCTGGTACGCCGGCACCAACGAGGTCCCCAACCAGGTCGTCTCCGCCACGCCGTACGTCGTCACCCTCGTCGTCCTCGCCCTGTCCGCGCAACGGCTGCGGATGCCCAAGGCGGACGGCATGCAGTACCGCAAGGGCCAGGGCAAGTGA
- a CDS encoding ABC transporter permease, with the protein MKKFDKERVLLAVAGPVIALAVAFVLSAIVLIASGKNPVEPFALMFEQAGFSDIQVLIINQASMYYIAALAVAIGFRMNLFNIGVDGQYQLAAMMAAIVGAHANLPAGLQVPLLLLTAVLTGAFWSGIAGVLKITRGVSEVVATIMLNSIATAVIGYLWLPDVFGVKIGNNNTTGEMHESGWIPGIDMGAAGEIYGLVVLAVLLGIGYWLVLNRTRFGFDLRASGASESAAAASGVDPKRMVLTAMLISGGLAGLAGLPILLGDTHTYSLNFPTGIGFLGIGIALLGRNSPVGIAFAALLWAWLDKASPELDFHGYDKEIAVIMQGLIVLSVVVSYEAVREWGLRRQQRRVGAELAAGHVLGATDNSKKEVAGR; encoded by the coding sequence ATGAAGAAGTTCGACAAGGAGCGCGTGCTCCTCGCGGTGGCCGGACCGGTCATCGCGCTCGCCGTGGCCTTCGTGCTCAGTGCGATCGTCCTGATCGCCTCGGGCAAGAACCCGGTCGAACCGTTCGCCCTCATGTTCGAGCAGGCCGGATTCTCCGACATCCAGGTCCTGATCATCAACCAGGCGTCGATGTACTACATCGCGGCCCTCGCGGTGGCCATCGGCTTCCGGATGAACCTCTTCAACATCGGCGTCGACGGGCAGTACCAGCTCGCCGCCATGATGGCCGCGATCGTCGGCGCCCACGCCAACCTGCCGGCCGGCCTCCAGGTCCCGCTGCTCCTCCTGACCGCCGTTCTCACCGGCGCCTTCTGGTCCGGCATCGCCGGCGTCCTGAAGATCACCCGGGGAGTCAGCGAGGTCGTCGCGACGATCATGCTCAACTCCATCGCCACCGCCGTCATCGGCTACCTGTGGCTGCCCGACGTCTTCGGCGTCAAGATCGGCAACAACAACACCACCGGCGAGATGCACGAGTCCGGCTGGATCCCCGGCATCGACATGGGCGCGGCCGGCGAGATCTACGGCCTGGTGGTCCTCGCCGTCCTCCTCGGCATCGGCTACTGGCTCGTCCTCAACCGCACCCGCTTCGGCTTCGACCTGCGCGCCTCCGGCGCCTCCGAGTCCGCCGCCGCGGCCAGCGGTGTCGACCCCAAGCGCATGGTGCTCACCGCGATGCTGATCTCCGGCGGCCTCGCCGGTCTCGCGGGCCTGCCGATCCTGCTCGGCGACACCCACACCTACAGCCTCAACTTCCCCACCGGCATCGGCTTCCTCGGCATCGGCATCGCCCTGCTCGGCCGCAACAGCCCGGTCGGCATCGCCTTCGCCGCCCTGCTGTGGGCCTGGCTCGACAAGGCCAGCCCCGAGCTGGACTTCCACGGGTACGACAAGGAGATCGCGGTCATCATGCAGGGCCTGATCGTCCTCTCCGTCGTCGTCTCCTACGAGGCCGTCCGCGAGTGGGGCCTGCGCCGCCAGCAGCGCCGGGTCGGCGCGGAGCTGGCCGCCGGACACGTCCTCGGCGCCACCGACAACTCGAAGAAGGAGGTGGCCGGCCGATGA